The Cololabis saira isolate AMF1-May2022 chromosome 18, fColSai1.1, whole genome shotgun sequence genome contains the following window.
TGTTTTAGTTGATACTTTGATTTAAATTTCAAAAGGTGTGACATCAGAAAAtcacttaccctgcctttaatggCAAAACCATCTAAGATTTGTGTGATGCCAGTCCAGCCTGGTTTGGGACATTTCAAACCAAAAATAGAGTAGGTGCTAACTAACTAAATTGACTTCTGAGCTTCAATTGAGCGGTTAATGCTTGGTAATTTCCCACTTGGTTTCTGATCTTAAATAGGTcaaaactttgtttgtttttttgtgtttttttttttatctgctcaTTTTTATGCAAAAATAGCTCAAATATAAGTTAGAGTGCAGGGAGAGCTGCGTGTCCTGGGTATTTCTATGTGGGTCATGCATTAGTGTTGCAAACTAGCAAACAATTTGAGTGAGAGATAATGCAGGCACCAGTCATTTTCTGCTTGTTAGTTGATCTAATAAACAACTTTATGTTCCGGGTTTGCCACATCTCTGCTTTGAAGTCGGGCTTTAAATGAGTACAATCTCTGCAAAAGCAACCGTTTGCATATAGTTTGCAGGCTATTGCAACGATGACGGATTACACTATGATCCAACCAGTACAGAATGCCTTTATTTGGTGACATCcttttgatgatgatgatgatgatgaggatgatgatgatgatgatgattcgcACTCAGAAACTGTGATGTGTTCTGTagagggaaaaagaaaacacttgtGCATTTCTGTATTTAGTAATGAAGGTCAAGTGGATCACTCACTGTGGCTCATTGAAACATCTGAAGTAACAATCATGACGCAGGCCGGTGCTTCAGGCTCATCCTCAACAGAAACGTGGTGTTTCTTCGTTGATATGTCATCTAATGCCCCACGTACACTCTGACGAAGCAAATCCAGGGGCTACCTGTGTATAGATCCatagaaataaaagaaactaaaagatttggtgatgctgcttttaacctctatgctccaaaactgtggaacagcctgccggaggatctgagaggagctggaaatgtggacatttttaaacgtagattaaaaactcatctctttggtctggcttttatgtagcatcacattttatagttttagttttattccgtttaaaattttttaaaggtatctgttttatttatttatctatctcttataatgtttttactatttttattgttgtggactgattatttttttttagccttaattcttgaacCTTTATCTctttataaattttatatattttatattgtatgtcagggtgcattggtctcccagtttttatctttttggtctcccagttcttatttgtttattatgcttatttttcaatcacaatgtcaaagcaccttgtatttcatgtacttggacgaaaggtgctatataaataaaatttgattgattgattgattgatagaaATGGCTAACATTGAGCAAAACAGCTCAGTGGCGTCTCCCTGGATTGGTTTTAGGTAGCATTCGCTGTGACTGAATTTTTCAGACAATTGGATCTGAAAAGCTTTTATTAAATCCAGGAGAGATTCAGCGTGACTGCTGGAAATGAGGATTCAAGTACAATACAGTCACACCGGAGATCAATTTGTAACATGAGACTTTCCGTTTCCCAGAAGTAATAGAAATCCGGATATTTCACCAAAAAAAATACCTCCATTATGGGAGAATTTCTATAGCTTCCATTATATTATGTAAATGTCAAGGAGTTATTTCTGAATAGTTTTCCACAAGTGATCCTCAGTTTCTTTAATGGTTGTTCTTTCTGAGTCATTTACTCAACCTAGAATTGTAACGCTGTCACATTTATTATAACTAAGAACCTCTGAAGCATATCTTATGGTTGCCACTGCTGCCCATCGGCCTGCTGCTTCACCGCTCCCAGCTATGGGGCTTAATCAAGATAATATTCATAACTTCCACCCTCCTGCTGTGATTGCTCCGCTTGTGAGTATGCATACGCAAGAAGCacagcacattaaaaaaaacaacatttattacTTGAATTGACACGTGTACTATGTGAGAGGGTTTTATTAATGATGCAAGCCAGGGGCTAATGTGCACATGTTGTCcttttgttctgtttgtgtTGCTCTTGATTCACGGTGATGTTTGCCCCAGAACATGAATCCAACAAACTGGTTCCCATATCTGGATACGGATCTTTCATCATCATTAATGGACTTTTATCGGGTGAATTAACATATTTTCTGCTTTCACGCCTCTGTTGCTTTTCTTCCAGAATCTCGTACTGCACAGCAGATAAAACTCAGGATAAAGTCTTTGCGTATGTTGCTCAGAGTCAGTGCAATGAGACCCTTGAATGCCATGCATTCCTCTGCCAGAAGAGAAAAATTGTAAGTTCACATCACCACTGCTCATAACTATATAAAAGCATGTTTGGATCTGTTAAAAACatcaacttaaaggggacctagtATGAAatacacgttttttcttgttttaacatatataaagtggtctcccctcaccctgccaacacagttAAAAACCACGATTGCATGATGGTGTGTGGCTCCATCTTGTGGCTGTCTCCTTAAAAGAGCCTTGCAGCCTTTTGCTATTAAGAGTTTAAATAACGCTGCCTCTCTTTCCCACATAGTGGAATAACAGTTCACAATGAATTATTCACATTTCAATGCAGTGATATTAATTCTTTTCCCTGCACAGGCTCAGGCTGTGACGCTAACAGTAGCCCAGGCCTTTAAGGTAGCCCTGGATCTTTGGGAGATTGCTCAGGAAGGTAAGTCCCCAGACAAATGCACAATCCATCCAGTGTGACACTGAATGTTTTTGGTTTTCAAGCCGACTTGGCAAGAAAATGAGGTGTTATCCACCTGCCCTGGTTTTGGGATTATTTTGCCTCTTCACAGACAAAAGCAAGAAAGCGAGGACCTGCTGTTCCTGTGCAGTGAGCGACGGGCAGACGGAGACAACAGACACGCCACGTGTCCCAGCTGGTAAGATCTTTTTACTCTGAATTTTTACCACTGAATCGCTTTGCATCAGACCAGCTTCTGCAAGAAAGAACCAGACATGACTTGATCGGTGATCAATGAACACGGTAAAATGTTCCCAAGTTTACTGTTGAAAGGCCGCAGATTCTTTACAAATCAGCTTTTTTTATTACAAACATATGAACATAAACTAGGTTTACTGAAGGGGCATTTTTAGCAGAGTacttttgcacatgcacacagcttTTCAAAAAACTGCAATACTTAAttctttcagttttgtttttgagttTCAAACAGACGAGGAGTAATAAGTacggttttcttttaattgttaGATTAAATATAAGCGAAGCTTAGTGAAGTAGCTTCTGGTTTTTATCTAATATTTAGTGTCTTGGCAAGAAAGCATTCTCTTCCTAAACTATTCTCTTTGCTCAGTAAGTTTTCATCCAGTTCACCCTTGTTTCTAAAATTCAAGTTTAAGGGCTTTGACATTTAGAAGGAATTTTGCTCTCCAGAAGTCATTTGGTTATAAAAAGCTTAGCAGAATGGGAGGATGGGGGGTGAAGGATAATTTCAAAATACTTAGTAGTTGCCTGTCTGTGAAAAAATTACAGTCATCTGATTAGTATTGTGAAATTGACAAGCGCAGAACATTTCCATATCTGAAGTGAGATGGTAATTAGATTTGGATTTGCATCCTCGCTGGAGCATGTTCTCCCAGACTGATTTCATCCTCACAAATCCAGCAGTTTCCACTCCAGCTGATTAAGtagctctttttttattgtcactCGCTCATCAGCCGCGCACGCTcctatttctgttttttattttctataactGTTGAGGTACTGAAGTTTTGAAAAAGTTGCAAATACTGAATACGGCTTTCTGACTCTTTGCATCAAGTTTCATGTTGCTGCTTAAAATTGCAAGCTTACCACCCCAGACCAGATGGGAGCAGCATATCACAAGAAAGTTAATCTGTCAACCTCTGGCATGAAACACAATTAAGTACAGAGTGACCAGCCCTTCCCTTCTGTCTTCCCTTTTATGACGGTAGACTGAACTCTGCGCTGATTTATATCACCTCTAGTTCAGCTGCAGCGGCAAAGTACAGCTGCCACTAACGATTTCTTGTAGATTAGgctatttttttctccactttttgATACATCTTTCAGTTAAATTCCAACAAATAATAGAATCATTCTCACAATTTTTTActcatgaaaaaataaatacttatatttcttatttcttaaATATTTCTTACATAAACCAAAGCAAAAGCATCATTTGGTTTATTCAGAACAATCtccataaatctaaaataacttatTCAAAGCCCAAAAAGTGCAAACACTGTTTAAGACATCACTTAATATGTCATAAATTATGTCCAATGTTGTAAGTCTGAATGGTTTTCCATCACCAGCTTTAATCACTCACAATTCATGTTGAAAATGTAACTTTTTAATCTTAAATAATCTTTTACCAGGTGATATATTTGCCAACTGTTATATTGACAGACAGCACAAACATGACATTATcaatattgtttagttttaagTGCTCAAAAAAGACCCAAATAGGCTGGAACACTTTCAAACAGGTAAGGAATATTAGtgtaattgtatgtatttattttttcaaaccaGAAAATGATCAAGCCACGACTTACAtgtgaaaacaataaaataaactacattttatgCAGCTAATGCGTTTACTGTCACTTAATAATTAGGTAAATGCTTATATTGTTGTAGTGTCGTCACTTTTAGGTTTGAGAACCACAGGATGTTTTCTTTTGACATGCTCACGCGTGGCGGTTGTGCTGCTGTGATACACTATTTAGATTTTACTGAGCGTACAGAACAACATTTTGCAtgacagcacctgtgtccaactggactctcaacagtctgaccagcacttatccagctggaccctcctgtTTGATttgttgcttgtgttgttctctcagatgtaagtcactttggataaaagcgtctgctaaatgacagaagtagtAAAAATGACAGTAGTAACTCAAAGCCATAACTCAAAGCAAGTGACATTTCACAAGTTACTGCCCTTCAGATTTTAGAGGCTGTTAATTAAGTGATTTCAAGCATATTATTCACAAGTTAGACTGTTATATCTCTGCAAGGGTttcatgtttcctttttttttttatatatatatctatcaaAGTTCCTATTTAGATGCATGACTTCTTCTTCCACGTGGTCCTGATTGAGATGATGGACCAAACAGTTTCACATACAGAACAAGTCAAAACGAATCCCATATGTTTTAACTGGTGCACATGACAAAGAAACGTATTGGCAGTATCAGGTGCAACCGAAGCACATATATTAACACTAAACTCTACTTTAGATTTAGTAATAAACGGGagcatttattttctgttgctgctTCAATCTGCGCTTTTAGTATGATCCCATCaggttgccatggtaactgTGTCCTGGTGAATTGTGTGGCACCATCATCACAGCTTGCAGCTATATTTATTATAATGACCTTTCCAGTTCTCGTCAGTCCACTCCGACAGGACTTGTGAGTCTGTAGTTGGATCCTAAAAGTTGATCTGGTTTCTTCTAACACTCTCGGAGCAAATTACCTAATCACGCCTGACTCATTAGCCTCTGAGGGCAACAGTAGATGTTAAGTACTTATGAGTGCCTGTAACGTTTATAGGCCAGGATTTATCGATACAAATGTTTCCTGCTCTTTAGAGGGGCTAAAGAGCCGATAAATGAGACTtttaaatgagattttttcCAGATTCTTTTAATTAAAGTTTGCTCTCAGTGGCAGCAGACCAGCTCCTCACAAACATGCATAAAAGCGATGCATGAAAAGGTGACTGGAAGTCTGTTAGGGGTCTGGGTGGGAGAGTCTTGGGAGTCTTGTCTGCGTTGCAGACTGGCAGAATAATGACGAGATAAGCTGACGGCTCCCTCTTCTGCCGTGTGTCTGATGCTCTGTCATTTCATCCGCCTCTCAGTGTCCTCTGTGTGTCATTGTTTCTGCTCTTTGACTTCCCTCACTCTCAGCCACTCATCTACACCTGCCATCCCCCTCGCATCCGGTGGCGCACAACCCCATCAGGATGGAGGAGAAGCTGCGGAGGCCCTTCTTCTCCGCTTCTCTCAGTTCACCGTCACCTCGTAGTAACCCGACTCGAAGACGGCCAATCAAACACGACTCCTGGGTATGCTCCTCACTTACCTTTTTAAAATGCTGTTTTGTCTCACTGGGCTCCACTGGAGCGTTTGATGAACAATACAACTGCAGTCACCAACATGAATATGGGGCGTCGTACTGGTGCATTTCATTCTGAGATATCAAAACCTCACTGCAGACACTGACCTTTCTTTTGCTTTAGTCGTTTTAGCATCACTGTGAATCGATCTGAATTTTATTGGCATGATCAAGAGATCTGAGCTACCTCAAATGATCAGACTCACAAGTCACCCTGGCGTTCACTTACATATGTTCACCACTAGATGACACCACACACGCTAGAATGTCTTTCTGCAGACTGACCTTCTCTTAGTCGCATTATTTCTCCCTTTACTCTACAAAAAGGTGCAAGTTTttacacttgttttttttcatcatctttCTATACATCTCTTTTATCAGTGTAGTTGAACCTTCATGTTCATGAGGTTTGATCTCCATATATAAATATTGCAGTGCGGTAAAATTGAATTGCAGGATTTGATTTTTACAGAAGTAGCTCACAGATTTATGTGCCATTTGAGCCAAACAAGGTATGACAAACAGCTGACTGAGAGGAAATTCAAAGGAGATGGAGAGCCCAGAAGCAGCAGGATTTATAATCCGCAGCACTTTTCTTTGTATATTGATCAGCTTTGTTGTTTCCCAACAGGATGTGGAGGATGGACTCGATGACGCATTCTCAAGGTAACCTCTGCTTATGACTGCAGGTCTGTTGAAATCAGGGAGATATTAGGTTTTATGAAAGGAAAGGTTTTCCTTGGCCACAAGAGGTTTTCATGATTAAACCAGCAATAAAATATTTGTCAAATCATTCAGTAAATGACCCCTTTTTGAATTCAGACCAGCATATTTTTAAATGGTGACAGTCTCACTAGTTTCCTGTCTTTAAGGGTCTTTTATCAATGGTTACTGTAATTCAAGCACAGAATAACAGATTTAAATGACATACATACAACACCTTATCCTTCATAGTTGTGGCTGTTTCCTCTTCTTGGTCACATGCTCTGCTCCTCTCTAGTTCCTTCAGCTGTGGAAATGAAAAGacttagtctttttttttacaccagAAACGTGTGTACAAACGGCTCATGAACTCACTTGAGAAGTGATCCCTGTTCAAACTCGTTTTCTCTGCAAATCAGTGCAGTAAACCAGGATAAATGACTCTATTATTCCATTTCTGAGACTGTTCTCTCAGGGGGAGGAGAAGTGAAGACTTTTGTTTTAAAGATGTAGAGCAAGAactctttatttaaaaacataaaagtagcacatttgtatgcatttttgatttgagaagaaaaaaaaaagttttcttctgACTGAACACATCTGTTTCTGTAACTGGTCTGATTCATTAAACGTCAGCTACATTAAAGATGACAGTATTAGTCGCAAACAGCTTTCTGCTGTAATCTTTttaatatgaataaaatatgCGGATATTTCTGCCTTTAAGCCGTGTCCTAACTATTATTAAAGAGCTATTGCTGTGTTGAAGTCTggatttgactgaaaaaagtggGACTGCTTTGATATTTGATTCTGGTAAATTTAAGAGAATCATTAAGAAAAGGCTGCTGTAAAAACATTTTCTACGTTTCTTTTTGCATTAATAACATGACAAGACTGTAGTTTTTGGTTTCAAAGCAGCTACTCACAGTGTTTAATTATTAAAATCATAATAAGTTGTTGAAATTGCTCCGATACCATTAATACAATGTCACTGTAATCTCATTTAACATCATACAAAGTGCAGAAGAGAGACTGTTCTTTTTGAATGCCTCCTATCCTGACGCGGCTGAAGAGGCACTGCAGCTGAATCATGAACCGTGTCTCACCACGCATCCATGCTTTATCTCTTTAGCAGGATTACAATGAAACGCTTTATTTTCTAAAGAAAGGATGACAGTCTACAAAATGCACTTTTTGTAGGTGCAAAATGCCTGCAGGGATACTACAAAGAGGGCCTCTCGTACTCAACATGAGACATGGCAGGTATGACAAATGGATGTTAATGCCCACATGGACTCCAGATCAATAAACCAGACCCTTTTTCTGCACCATTATAATACATAACTGCATTCAAAAACACTTGCAGCACTGCGTTAAGAACCGTACATTGTTTCAAAGCCTATATATCAAATACACAAACGtgatttacttttacacttacAGCATCATATTCAACTCAAATGGTCCCTCTGACACACTTCAAGCACACACTTTTCATTGTGAGTGTGTCCTGCAATGTTGTAATAGCCCTCTATAAATACACGAGAGCTACAGAGCAGGGGTGCGGGTGCCCATCACATTAAAGAGATGGCAACTCATTAAGCAGTGTCGCCTGTGGCTGATAGATGTGTTTACTGCGATGGACTTAACCGTCGGGTAAAATAGCTGGCTAGATTAAAAAGGCGGATTGGGGTCGGATAAGGAAGGCGTGAGGAGGCGCTGACCTCAAGTTTGGATAGTTGTCAAAAAGTGAAAGGTAAAACTTTAGACACCTTAAAGGTGACTTTCTGGCGGAGGCACCGAGGGACTTTGGAGTGTTAAAGCAAATGTCCTCTGCAGAGATCGGCTAGGATGTGATGCAGTGCTGTGGCTGTCCTGAAACACATCTATCCTGAAATGCTGAAGACTCTGAATAACACCATTTTTTCCATGGCTGACACACCTGTTTAATGATTTGTCAGTTTGCTGAAATAGTTGCAGGGGTACGTTGATCAAagggatgttttatttttaatcagatAAACTCGCATTTGgcagaaaaagacagaaaaaaacacacaaagttTTGCTCTAAGTACATGTTCATAGAAAGCAAATGTAGCAGTAGATGGCTTTATTGTCCCTGTGGGGCAGTTGGTTTATGCAGCACAATCACAATCGCAAGGCAAAAGATGACAACAGACAGCATCAGGAACATTCCTCCCACCCGTACAGGCACTATAAACACCGCAACCCGCCCATTGGCATACCTAAACTCACTCAATACCTTTATTACCTgtggaataaaagaaaatgtggtgTTTTCTCAGAAGAGGGCTGCAGAAACTACAT
Protein-coding sequences here:
- the si:dkey-71h2.2 gene encoding low density lipoprotein receptor adapter protein 1 isoform X3; its protein translation is MDALKSAGRAIIKSPGVPRHTWGASKHEKLPENWTDTKETLLEGMMFHVKYLGMTLVGQPKGEDMASAAIRRIVATARASAKKFQKVTLTVSPKGIIIADTETSDLIENVSIYRISYCTADKTQDKVFAYVAQSQCNETLECHAFLCQKRKIAQAVTLTVAQAFKVALDLWEIAQEDKSKKARTCCSCAVSDGQTETTDTPRVPAATHLHLPSPSHPVAHNPIRMEEKLRRPFFSASLSSPSPRSNPTRRRPIKHDSWDVEDGLDDAFSRQYGPFGIIM
- the si:dkey-71h2.2 gene encoding low density lipoprotein receptor adapter protein 1 isoform X2 encodes the protein MDALKSAGRAIIKSPGVPRHTWGASKHEKLPENWTDTKETLLEGMMFHVKYLGMTLVGQPKGEDMASAAIRRIVATARASAKKFQKVTLTVSPKGIIIADTETSDLIENVSIYRISYCTADKTQDKVFAYVAQSQCNETLECHAFLCQKRKIAQAVTLTVAQAFKVALDLWEIAQEDKSKKARTCCSCAVSDGQTETTDTPRVPAATHLHLPSPSHPVAHNPIRMEEKLRRPFFSASLSSPSPRSNPTRRRPIKHDSWDVEDGLDDAFSSTMEVEEADADWPSPAPNPSLTMQL
- the si:dkey-71h2.2 gene encoding low density lipoprotein receptor adapter protein 1-B isoform X1, translated to MDALKSAGRAIIKSPGVPRHTWGASKHEKLPENWTDTKETLLEGMMFHVKYLGMTLVGQPKGEDMASAAIRRIVATARASAKKFQKVTLTVSPKGIIIADTETSDLIENVSIYRISYCTADKTQDKVFAYVAQSQCNETLECHAFLCQKRKIAQAVTLTVAQAFKVALDLWEIAQEDKSKKARTCCSCAVSDGQTETTDTPRVPAATHLHLPSPSHPVAHNPIRMEEKLRRPFFSASLSSPSPRSNPTRRRPIKHDSWDVEDGLDDAFSRLAESRSEPVPDNAALSVLEVSSQNLLPVCISELE